A genomic window from Winogradskyella sp. J14-2 includes:
- the greA gene encoding transcription elongation factor GreA, producing the protein MSKVSYYTAEGLKKLREELNHLKDVERPKASQAIAEARDKGDLSENAEYDAAKEAQGMLEMKISKMEETLANARVIDESQLDTSKVLALSKVKIKNQTNGMEMTYTLVAESEADLASGKISVNSPIGKGLLGKSVGDVAEIQVPNGILKFDILEISR; encoded by the coding sequence ATGAGTAAAGTATCTTATTATACGGCAGAAGGATTAAAAAAATTAAGAGAAGAATTAAATCATCTTAAAGACGTAGAGCGCCCAAAAGCGTCTCAAGCTATTGCAGAGGCTAGAGATAAAGGGGATTTAAGTGAAAATGCTGAGTACGATGCAGCTAAAGAAGCACAAGGTATGTTAGAAATGAAAATTTCTAAAATGGAGGAAACTTTAGCAAATGCTCGTGTTATAGACGAATCTCAATTAGATACTTCAAAAGTATTGGCCTTATCTAAGGTGAAGATTAAGAATCAAACCAATGGCATGGAAATGACTTACACTTTAGTTGCTGAAAGTGAAGCCGATTTAGCATCGGGTAAAATCTCTGTAAACTCGCCAATAGGCAAAGGTTTGTTGGGTAAATCTGTTGGTGATGTAGCCGAAATCCAAGTGCCCAACGGGATCTTGAAGTTT
- a CDS encoding TonB-dependent receptor: MKFLFNNLSKIKRQRLTIFIFILSLCSAYGQEKFTVSGMVTIDAEPLPGVSVYVQGTEKSVQTDLDGKYVLSLPRGEYELVFGYMAPNPIQKAIILDRDLVLNVEINEQLGKLDEVLVKAVRVKERAPITHSNVTKEEIAKRNLGQDIPILLNFLPSVVTTTDAGAGVGYTGIRVRGVSPQSTNVTINGIPYNDAESLGTFWVNLGDIASSVESLQLQRGVGTSTNGSGAFGASINVLTDAVSKDAYGEISNSFGSFNTRKHTVKFSTGLMNDHFEIAGRLSNISSDGYIDRASADLKSYFLQGAYVDNNTLLKAIVFGGNEVTYQAWYGIDAQTLEEDRTFNFAGIYTDDDGNTRFYDNEVDNYSQDHYQLHWNQRYNNRWSTTLGLNYTYGRGYFEQFREDDDFSIYGFEELTVNGETVNTTDLIRRRWLDNDFYVINATANYKTSDIDVVFGGSFSHYDGDHFGEVIWAEFASQSEIRDRYYEGNGKKNDFSTFAKANYRLSDKIQLYADVQVRNVNYETSGINSNLTLFNVDENYTFFNPKAGLTYKVDANNDLYFSYARANREPTRDEFENDSNIEPEQLNDFELGWRHKKGNFSFNANGFAMLYNQQLVLTGEINDVGAQLRRNSGESYRLGLELEAIIPIASKLTLQPNMTLSTNKNRETIVSLNGELINLDKTDIAFSPEIVAANAIVFQPVKRLQISLLSKYVGEQFMGNTENPESKLDSFFVNDFNVTYKIETDSFFKSIVFTGLVNNIFNEKYVSNGYFGSFDFEDPNSPTGISTGFFSGFYPQATTNFLVGMTLNF, from the coding sequence ATGAAATTTTTATTCAACAATCTCTCAAAAATAAAACGACAGAGATTAACAATTTTCATTTTTATTTTAAGCCTTTGTTCAGCTTATGGACAAGAAAAATTTACAGTTTCAGGTATGGTAACAATTGATGCAGAGCCTTTGCCTGGAGTAAGTGTGTACGTGCAAGGAACCGAAAAAAGTGTACAAACCGATCTGGACGGTAAATATGTATTGAGTCTTCCACGAGGTGAATATGAATTGGTGTTCGGTTATATGGCTCCAAATCCTATTCAGAAAGCAATTATTTTGGATAGAGACCTAGTACTAAATGTAGAAATTAATGAACAGCTTGGCAAGCTAGATGAAGTATTGGTAAAAGCCGTTCGCGTAAAAGAAAGAGCGCCAATTACGCACTCTAACGTTACTAAAGAAGAGATTGCAAAACGTAATTTAGGGCAAGACATACCTATATTGTTAAACTTTCTACCCTCAGTGGTAACAACTACTGATGCAGGTGCTGGTGTTGGCTATACAGGCATTAGAGTAAGAGGTGTAAGTCCACAATCTACCAACGTTACTATTAATGGTATACCTTATAATGATGCCGAATCTTTAGGAACATTTTGGGTTAATTTAGGCGACATAGCTTCTTCTGTAGAAAGCTTACAGTTGCAACGTGGTGTGGGTACCTCTACCAATGGCTCAGGTGCGTTTGGTGCAAGTATAAATGTATTAACAGATGCTGTTTCTAAGGATGCTTATGGAGAAATTTCAAATTCTTTCGGTAGTTTTAATACTAGAAAGCATACCGTAAAATTTAGTACAGGATTAATGAACGACCATTTCGAGATTGCTGGTCGTTTGTCTAATATTTCTTCGGACGGTTATATTGATCGTGCCTCAGCAGACTTAAAATCGTACTTTTTACAAGGAGCTTATGTCGATAATAATACCTTGCTAAAAGCAATAGTTTTTGGTGGTAATGAAGTAACCTACCAAGCGTGGTATGGTATTGATGCGCAAACTTTAGAGGAAGACAGAACGTTTAATTTTGCCGGAATTTACACAGACGATGATGGTAACACGCGGTTTTACGATAATGAAGTAGACAACTACAGCCAAGACCACTATCAATTGCATTGGAATCAACGTTACAACAACCGTTGGTCTACAACTTTAGGCTTAAACTACACCTACGGTCGTGGCTATTTTGAGCAGTTTAGAGAAGACGATGATTTTTCTATTTATGGTTTTGAAGAACTGACCGTTAATGGCGAAACCGTAAATACTACAGATCTTATTCGTCGTCGTTGGTTAGATAATGATTTTTATGTAATTAACGCCACAGCAAATTACAAAACCTCTGATATCGATGTCGTTTTTGGTGGATCTTTTAGTCATTACGATGGAGATCATTTTGGTGAGGTTATTTGGGCAGAATTTGCCAGCCAGAGTGAGATAAGAGATAGATATTATGAGGGAAACGGTAAAAAGAATGACTTCTCAACATTTGCTAAAGCTAATTACAGATTAAGTGATAAAATTCAATTATATGCCGATGTGCAAGTGAGAAATGTTAATTACGAAACATCTGGTATTAACTCTAATCTAACGCTTTTTAATGTTGACGAAAACTATACGTTTTTTAACCCAAAAGCGGGTTTAACCTATAAAGTGGATGCAAATAATGATTTGTATTTTTCGTATGCTAGAGCCAATAGAGAACCAACGCGAGACGAATTTGAAAATGACTCAAACATAGAGCCCGAACAACTCAACGATTTTGAATTGGGATGGAGACATAAAAAAGGCAACTTTAGTTTTAATGCCAACGGTTTTGCGATGTTGTACAATCAACAGTTAGTACTTACAGGAGAGATAAATGATGTGGGCGCTCAATTGAGACGAAATAGTGGCGAAAGTTACCGATTAGGATTAGAATTGGAAGCTATAATTCCTATAGCATCAAAATTAACATTACAACCAAATATGACATTAAGTACTAACAAGAATAGGGAAACCATCGTATCTCTAAATGGTGAGTTAATCAATTTGGATAAAACCGACATAGCCTTTTCACCAGAAATAGTTGCTGCCAACGCTATTGTATTTCAACCAGTAAAGCGTTTACAAATATCTTTATTAAGTAAGTACGTTGGTGAACAATTTATGGGCAATACAGAAAACCCTGAATCAAAATTAGATAGCTTTTTTGTTAATGACTTTAATGTTACCTATAAAATAGAAACCGATTCATTTTTTAAATCGATAGTTTTTACAGGTTTAGTGAATAATATATTCAATGAAAAGTATGTGTCTAATGGTTACTTTGGATCGTTCGATTTTGAAGACCCTAATAGTCCAACAGGTATTTCCACAGGCTTTTTCTCAGGTTTTTATCCACAGGCAACCACTAACTTTTTGGTGGGTATGACCTTGAATTTTTAG
- the arfB gene encoding alternative ribosome rescue aminoacyl-tRNA hydrolase ArfB, translating to MDVEALKSKLTYKAVRSSGSGGQHVNKVASKVVLYFNLETSVQFTDDEKARLAEFFQNRLNKQGVLILDSSESRSQFRNKALVTQKFLDLIVEGLKEEKERKTTKVPKAAKRKRLDTKRKNAEKKANRKPPKID from the coding sequence GTGGATGTTGAAGCTTTAAAATCTAAGTTAACTTATAAAGCCGTCCGAAGCTCTGGTAGTGGTGGGCAACACGTAAATAAGGTAGCTTCAAAAGTTGTGCTATATTTTAATCTTGAAACTTCAGTACAATTTACTGATGACGAAAAAGCACGCTTGGCTGAATTTTTTCAAAACAGGTTAAACAAGCAAGGTGTTTTAATATTAGACTCTAGCGAAAGCCGAAGCCAGTTTAGAAATAAAGCCTTAGTCACCCAAAAGTTTTTAGATCTTATTGTAGAAGGCTTAAAAGAAGAAAAAGAGCGAAAAACAACCAAAGTACCCAAGGCAGCAAAACGCAAGCGTCTCGATACCAAACGAAAAAACGCTGAAAAAAAGGCAAATAGAAAACCGCCTAAAATCGATTAG
- a CDS encoding DUF4301 family protein: protein MSFTENDIKQIKAKGLTLPQIESQIELFKTGIPFTNIAAAATIGDGILDLSERQKEEAISHFESNKKGLSLLKFVPASGAATRMFKFLFKFLKEYNPQKESLNAFINKNDSKDLAFFLVGLEKFPFYDQVLERLHEKGIDFKTLSTQDKAIHFIQIMLNENELNFGNSPKGLLPFHKYKNGYISTAFEEHLYEAALYASEDNKAELHFTISERYRDKFTEEFRRIEEYVEENTCVSFNISFSYQQESTDTIAVTPKDVPFRNDDDTLLFRPSGHGALLKNLNALDADVIFIKNIDNVVVKQYKEEVAKYKKVLAGILLKLQKESFECLRVLDKDNISDSEFETIETFLTNKMCIKISGEYKKYLNKYKIEYLKEKLNRPIRICGMVKNEGEPGGGPFWVRDMYGNLSLQIVESAQINLKNKNQKDILTNATHFNPVDLVCGVKNYKGEKFDLEDFVDHNAAFITAKTKLGKDLKALELPGLWNGSMAHWNTIFVEVPIITFNPVKTVNDLLKAPHQID, encoded by the coding sequence ATGAGTTTTACAGAAAACGACATTAAACAAATTAAGGCTAAAGGCCTAACGCTGCCGCAAATAGAGTCTCAAATAGAATTGTTTAAAACAGGAATACCTTTTACAAACATTGCTGCAGCTGCTACTATTGGTGATGGAATCCTAGATTTATCCGAACGTCAGAAAGAAGAAGCCATATCACATTTTGAAAGTAATAAAAAAGGCTTGTCGCTTCTAAAGTTTGTACCTGCATCAGGCGCAGCCACAAGAATGTTTAAATTTCTATTTAAGTTTTTAAAAGAATACAACCCACAAAAAGAATCTTTAAATGCTTTTATCAATAAGAATGACTCTAAGGACTTAGCGTTTTTTTTAGTTGGATTAGAAAAATTTCCATTTTATGACCAAGTTTTAGAACGCTTACACGAAAAAGGAATAGATTTTAAAACGTTATCTACCCAAGACAAGGCAATCCATTTTATACAAATAATGCTTAATGAAAATGAGCTCAATTTTGGTAATTCACCAAAAGGACTGCTTCCATTTCATAAATATAAAAACGGTTATATTTCCACTGCTTTTGAAGAGCATTTATACGAGGCAGCCTTATATGCTTCAGAAGATAATAAGGCTGAACTTCATTTTACAATATCTGAGCGCTATAGAGACAAATTTACTGAAGAGTTTAGACGTATTGAGGAGTATGTTGAAGAAAACACATGTGTATCATTTAATATTTCATTTTCGTATCAGCAAGAATCTACAGATACTATAGCTGTAACACCTAAGGATGTACCTTTTAGAAATGATGATGATACGTTGCTCTTTAGGCCATCTGGCCATGGTGCACTATTAAAAAACTTAAATGCATTAGATGCCGACGTTATATTTATTAAAAATATAGATAATGTAGTAGTAAAACAATATAAGGAAGAGGTTGCTAAGTATAAGAAAGTCCTCGCCGGAATTTTATTAAAACTACAAAAAGAGTCATTTGAATGTCTCAGAGTGTTAGATAAGGACAATATTTCAGACAGTGAGTTTGAAACTATAGAAACCTTTTTAACCAATAAGATGTGCATTAAAATTTCGGGAGAGTACAAAAAATACCTAAATAAGTACAAAATTGAATACTTAAAAGAAAAATTAAACAGACCAATTCGTATCTGCGGTATGGTTAAAAATGAAGGAGAACCTGGCGGAGGCCCATTTTGGGTTAGAGATATGTATGGTAATTTATCCCTACAAATTGTTGAGTCTGCCCAAATAAATCTTAAGAATAAGAATCAAAAAGACATTCTTACAAACGCAACACATTTTAACCCGGTTGATTTAGTGTGTGGTGTTAAAAACTACAAAGGAGAAAAGTTTGATCTCGAAGATTTTGTGGACCACAATGCAGCATTCATTACAGCAAAAACCAAATTAGGTAAAGACCTTAAAGCTTTAGAGTTACCAGGACTATGGAATGGTAGTATGGCACATTGGAACACTATTTTTGTTGAGGTGCCTATCATTACATTTAACCCTGTAAAAACTGTAAATGACTTACTAAAAGCTCCACATCAAATCGACTAG
- a CDS encoding AAA family ATPase, which yields MEEALKQQPSNCIKVVLFGPESTGKTTLSRQLARHYNSVWVPEYAREYLQNKWNNERKTCEPHDLLPIAIGQMKLENDLAQKTDSVLICDTDILETKVYSESYYSGTCDPILEAHALKNSYDLYFLTYIDTPWEKDDLRDKPNERELMFKAFENTLIKYNRPYVLLKGNKEERLKIAVEHIDNLLKNKQ from the coding sequence ATGGAAGAAGCACTTAAACAGCAACCAAGCAACTGCATAAAAGTTGTGTTGTTTGGTCCAGAGTCTACTGGTAAAACAACACTATCTAGACAGTTAGCCAGACATTACAATTCGGTTTGGGTGCCAGAGTATGCAAGAGAATACTTGCAAAACAAGTGGAATAACGAAAGAAAAACTTGTGAGCCTCACGATTTATTGCCAATAGCCATTGGCCAAATGAAATTAGAAAATGACTTGGCTCAAAAAACAGACTCGGTTCTTATTTGCGATACAGATATACTTGAAACTAAGGTCTATAGCGAGTCATACTACTCTGGTACATGTGACCCGATTTTAGAAGCACATGCTCTAAAAAATTCGTATGACCTCTATTTTTTAACCTATATTGACACGCCTTGGGAAAAAGACGATTTACGTGATAAGCCCAATGAAAGAGAACTGATGTTCAAAGCATTTGAAAATACCCTCATAAAGTACAACAGACCATATGTGCTATTAAAAGGAAATAAAGAGGAGCGTTTGAAAATAGCGGTTGAACATATTGATAACCTACTTAAAAATAAACAATGA
- the pnuC gene encoding nicotinamide riboside transporter PnuC has product MSQIFDFFFSQYAEYATTDIILEIVAVVFGFLSVWFSKQNNILVFPTGMISTVIFVYLLLKWELLGDMMINAYYFAMSVYGWFVWTRKVDETHVTPISRTTSKERSLSFGIFLATLVFVFVVYKTFDKWNGWVAYVDTITTAIFFVGMWLMARRKIENWIFWIIGDIISVPLYFYKGFTFTSFQYLGFTIIAIFGYLAWKKHLNSNQATA; this is encoded by the coding sequence ATGAGCCAAATTTTTGATTTTTTCTTTTCGCAATATGCCGAATATGCTACAACTGATATTATTTTAGAAATTGTTGCGGTCGTATTTGGGTTTTTGTCGGTTTGGTTTTCTAAACAAAATAACATTTTAGTCTTTCCAACCGGAATGATTAGTACCGTCATATTTGTGTACCTGTTACTAAAGTGGGAACTCTTAGGCGATATGATGATTAACGCATATTATTTTGCCATGAGTGTTTATGGCTGGTTTGTTTGGACCCGAAAGGTTGATGAAACACACGTAACACCAATTTCGAGAACCACATCAAAAGAAAGATCACTAAGCTTTGGTATCTTTTTAGCGACTTTGGTTTTTGTTTTTGTAGTCTATAAAACTTTCGATAAATGGAACGGTTGGGTAGCGTATGTAGATACTATAACAACAGCTATTTTCTTTGTTGGTATGTGGCTTATGGCGCGACGAAAAATTGAAAACTGGATCTTTTGGATTATAGGAGATATTATCTCAGTGCCTTTATATTTTTATAAGGGGTTTACTTTCACGAGTTTTCAATATCTTGGCTTTACAATTATTGCAATATTTGGATACTTAGCATGGAAGAAGCACTTAAACAGCAACCAAGCAACTGCATAA
- a CDS encoding geranylgeranylglyceryl/heptaprenylglyceryl phosphate synthase, giving the protein MSIYSNIKKSIAEGKRLLAVLIDPDKTELDTIEGIVTKVNQSVATHIFVGGSEVEEGDTEVVVQAIKRYTTLPVILFPGDVIQITDEADGVLFLSLISGRNPDYLIGKHVEAVSKLAKTQLEVLPTGYILIENGKQTAVERVSNTKPLSRSNKQHIVDTAKAGALLGMQLIYLEAGSGATHPIEPEIISAVKNTLNIPLIVGGGIRSKTELEAAYKAGADLVVIGTAFETNQHFFEQLKL; this is encoded by the coding sequence ATGAGCATTTATTCTAACATAAAAAAGTCTATAGCAGAAGGCAAAAGGTTACTTGCGGTTTTAATCGATCCGGATAAAACGGAACTTGACACGATTGAAGGCATCGTAACAAAAGTCAATCAATCTGTAGCAACTCACATTTTTGTTGGTGGAAGTGAAGTAGAAGAAGGTGATACTGAAGTTGTAGTACAAGCCATTAAGCGATATACAACACTACCTGTAATACTCTTTCCTGGTGATGTAATACAAATTACAGATGAAGCTGATGGTGTTCTGTTTTTGTCTTTAATTTCAGGTCGAAATCCGGATTACCTGATTGGTAAACATGTAGAAGCAGTTTCAAAATTAGCCAAAACACAACTAGAAGTGCTTCCAACAGGATATATTCTTATTGAAAACGGAAAGCAAACTGCTGTAGAGCGTGTAAGTAATACCAAACCGTTAAGTAGATCGAATAAGCAACATATTGTAGATACGGCCAAAGCAGGAGCGCTTTTAGGGATGCAACTAATCTACCTTGAAGCCGGAAGCGGAGCAACACATCCAATTGAGCCTGAGATTATTTCAGCAGTAAAAAACACTTTAAATATACCGCTTATTGTTGGTGGAGGTATAAGATCTAAAACCGAATTGGAAGCAGCCTATAAAGCAGGAGCAGATCTTGTGGTTATAGGCACAGCCTTTGAAACGAATCAACATTTTTTTGAACAACTAAAATTATAA
- a CDS encoding 4'-phosphopantetheinyl transferase family protein has translation MPLYKTINVNSQTTVKIWKIEESYEDLMQPLDLKPQSLERVLGMKSELHQRGFLSVRHLLREFGYTDQDLFYDDNGKPHLKDGKHISITHSFTFSGVIVSDKEVGIDIEKQRDKIKIIAHKFVDYEFNYLDKSADDYINKLTVIWGVKESLYKLFATPGMLFAAHFLVIPFTFDEGETIAWIDYKGRKYRYNTAFLEFEGFTCAYVVP, from the coding sequence ATGCCACTTTACAAAACCATTAATGTAAACTCACAAACTACTGTTAAAATCTGGAAGATTGAAGAATCTTATGAGGATTTAATGCAGCCTTTAGATTTAAAACCTCAAAGTCTTGAGCGTGTGTTGGGTATGAAAAGTGAACTACATCAACGTGGTTTTTTAAGTGTGCGACACTTGCTGCGTGAGTTTGGTTATACAGATCAGGATTTATTTTATGATGATAACGGAAAACCACATCTCAAAGATGGCAAGCATATTTCTATAACGCACAGTTTTACCTTTTCAGGAGTTATTGTTAGTGATAAAGAAGTTGGTATAGATATTGAAAAACAACGAGATAAGATAAAGATTATCGCTCATAAATTTGTGGACTACGAGTTTAATTATTTAGATAAATCTGCAGACGATTACATTAATAAGCTTACTGTAATTTGGGGAGTAAAGGAATCGTTGTATAAACTTTTTGCAACGCCAGGTATGTTATTTGCAGCACATTTTTTAGTGATTCCATTCACGTTTGATGAAGGTGAAACCATTGCTTGGATAGATTATAAAGGCAGAAAATACAGATATAATACTGCGTTTTTAGAGTTTGAAGGCTTTACTTGCGCTTATGTAGTGCCTTAA
- the ahcY gene encoding adenosylhomocysteinase, whose translation MSTKTIPYVPNKVKDMSLAAWGRKEIELAEAEMPGLMSLREEYKNEQPLKGARIAGCLHMTIQTAVLIETLQALGAEVTWSSCNIFSTQDQAAAAVAEAGTAVYAWKDMTEEEFDWCIEQTLFFGEDRKPLNMILDDGGDLTNMVLDKYPELASGIKGLSEETTTGVHRLYERVKNGTLPMPAINVNDSVTKSKFDNKYGCRESAVDAIRRATDVMLAGKRVVVCGYGDVGKGTAASFKGAGSIVTVTEIDPICALQAAMDGFEVKKLETVVGNADIVITTTGNKDIVRAEHFKAMKDKTIVCNIGHFDNEIQMAWLNENYGNTKNTIKPQVDKYTIDGNDIIILAEGRLVNLGCATGHPSFVMSNSFTNQTLAQIELWNHSDKYNNEVYMLPKHLDEKVAKLHLEKIGVELTELKQDQAEYIGVTVEGPFKPEHYRY comes from the coding sequence ATGAGTACAAAAACAATTCCTTATGTACCAAACAAGGTAAAGGACATGTCGTTAGCGGCTTGGGGAAGAAAAGAGATTGAATTAGCCGAAGCAGAAATGCCAGGTTTAATGAGCTTACGTGAAGAGTATAAAAACGAGCAACCGTTAAAAGGTGCACGTATTGCAGGTTGTTTGCACATGACCATACAAACTGCTGTTTTAATTGAAACTTTACAAGCATTAGGTGCAGAGGTAACTTGGAGTTCTTGTAACATTTTCTCTACTCAAGATCAAGCTGCTGCTGCCGTTGCTGAGGCTGGAACTGCTGTTTATGCTTGGAAAGATATGACAGAAGAAGAGTTTGACTGGTGTATAGAACAGACCTTATTTTTTGGAGAAGACCGCAAGCCATTAAACATGATTTTGGATGATGGTGGAGATTTAACAAATATGGTCTTAGATAAATACCCAGAATTAGCTTCTGGAATTAAAGGTCTATCTGAAGAAACTACAACAGGTGTGCACCGTTTATACGAGCGTGTTAAAAACGGAACATTACCAATGCCTGCAATTAATGTAAACGACTCGGTTACTAAATCTAAATTTGATAACAAGTATGGTTGTCGCGAAAGTGCTGTAGATGCTATTCGTCGCGCAACAGACGTTATGTTAGCTGGTAAACGTGTTGTAGTTTGTGGTTACGGAGATGTTGGTAAAGGTACTGCTGCGTCTTTCAAAGGAGCAGGAAGTATTGTAACAGTAACTGAGATTGATCCAATCTGTGCATTACAAGCTGCAATGGACGGTTTTGAAGTTAAAAAATTAGAAACTGTAGTTGGTAATGCAGATATCGTAATTACTACAACTGGAAACAAAGACATTGTACGTGCAGAGCACTTTAAAGCAATGAAAGATAAAACCATAGTTTGTAACATTGGGCATTTTGATAACGAAATACAAATGGCTTGGTTAAACGAAAACTATGGCAACACTAAAAACACGATTAAACCTCAAGTAGATAAATATACTATTGATGGTAATGATATTATCATTTTAGCTGAAGGACGTTTAGTAAACCTAGGTTGTGCCACTGGTCATCCAAGTTTTGTAATGAGTAACTCTTTTACTAACCAAACGTTAGCGCAAATAGAACTTTGGAACCACTCTGATAAGTACAACAATGAAGTGTACATGTTACCGAAGCATTTAGATGAAAAAGTAGCTAAATTACACTTAGAAAAAATTGGTGTTGAGCTTACAGAACTTAAGCAAGACCAGGCTGAATATATTGGCGTAACAGTTGAAGGTCCTTTTAAACCAGAACACTACAGATATTAA
- the dcm gene encoding DNA (cytosine-5-)-methyltransferase, whose amino-acid sequence MVIKDYYSISEAAKILDKNPETLRRWDNEGRLKAVREPISNYRVYKKEQLEIFPEYKSYFDKLDEGNYVEALKEFQVLELFAGAGGLAIGMEKAGLKCKALNEIDKWACKTLRTNRPNWNVIEEDIKNIDFSSYRGEVDVVTGGFPCQAFSYAGKKLGLEDARGTLFYEFARAVQETQPKICIGENVRGLLSHDGGKTLEGMMSILDEIGYRVVLPVKVLKAINYNVPQKRERLILVAVRKDIGIDYLYPKPFSEIYTLKDALKKGSLYDRKVPKSKGASYPEHKKKVLDLVPPKGYWRDLPLNIQKEYMQKSFYLGGGKTGMARRIGWDEPCLTLTCSPAQKQTERCHPDETRPFTVREYARIQTFPDEWKFEGSISQQYKQIGNAVPVNLAKEIGYSIISFLNKTLEVKKQDSKKNISIAI is encoded by the coding sequence ATGGTTATTAAAGATTATTACTCGATTTCTGAAGCTGCTAAAATACTTGATAAAAACCCAGAAACATTAAGAAGATGGGATAATGAAGGTAGACTCAAGGCTGTGCGTGAACCTATAAGCAACTATCGTGTTTATAAAAAAGAGCAGTTAGAAATATTTCCTGAATATAAATCTTATTTTGATAAACTTGATGAAGGTAATTACGTTGAAGCACTTAAAGAATTTCAAGTTTTGGAGTTATTCGCAGGTGCTGGCGGATTGGCAATTGGAATGGAAAAAGCAGGTCTTAAATGCAAAGCACTAAACGAAATTGACAAATGGGCTTGTAAAACACTTCGTACCAATAGACCTAATTGGAATGTCATAGAAGAGGATATTAAAAATATTGATTTTTCCAGCTATAGAGGAGAAGTAGATGTGGTCACTGGTGGTTTTCCTTGTCAAGCATTTAGTTATGCTGGAAAAAAACTTGGTCTGGAAGATGCTCGTGGGACATTATTTTATGAATTTGCTAGAGCTGTTCAAGAAACACAACCAAAAATTTGTATAGGCGAAAATGTACGAGGTCTTTTGAGCCATGATGGAGGAAAAACACTTGAAGGCATGATGTCTATCTTAGATGAGATTGGATACAGAGTAGTTTTGCCTGTCAAGGTTTTAAAAGCAATTAATTACAATGTGCCTCAAAAAAGAGAACGTTTAATTTTGGTTGCGGTTAGAAAAGACATAGGTATTGATTATTTATATCCAAAGCCTTTTTCGGAAATATACACATTGAAGGATGCACTAAAAAAAGGCTCACTTTACGACAGAAAAGTTCCTAAGTCTAAAGGAGCATCATACCCAGAACATAAGAAAAAGGTTTTAGATTTAGTTCCGCCTAAAGGATATTGGCGAGATTTGCCCTTGAATATCCAAAAAGAGTATATGCAAAAAAGTTTTTACTTAGGTGGTGGTAAAACAGGAATGGCGAGACGTATTGGATGGGATGAACCTTGTCTAACACTAACCTGTAGTCCTGCCCAGAAACAGACCGAACGTTGTCATCCGGATGAAACTAGACCATTTACGGTGAGAGAATATGCCAGAATCCAAACTTTTCCAGATGAATGGAAATTTGAAGGCTCAATATCTCAGCAATACAAACAAATCGGTAATGCGGTTCCTGTAAATCTAGCCAAAGAGATTGGGTATTCTATCATTTCTTTTCTAAATAAAACTTTAGAAGTTAAAAAACAGGATTCGAAGAAAAATATTTCAATTGCTATTTAA